A part of Melittangium boletus DSM 14713 genomic DNA contains:
- a CDS encoding aldo/keto reductase, translating to MNDHPLRRLGRTGPEVFPLSLGCMGMSGMYGPASEAESIATIHAALERGVTLFDTGDFYGMGHNELLLGRALQGRRDQALISVKFGALRGPDGAWLGYDSRPVAVKSALAYTLNRLGVDHIDIYRPSRLDPAVPIEDTLGAIADLVKAGYVRAIGLSEVGEDTIRRAHAVHPIVDVQLEYSLVSRGIEAKILPTLRELGIGVTAYGVLSRGLLSGSKPQGPKDFRSHLPRFTGEDGEKNQRLVAALDTLARRKGVTASQLAVAWVLSRGQDIVPVIGARKREQLTESLGALDVTLSAEDIQALEAAVPAEAVAGTRYAASQMSALDSER from the coding sequence ATGAACGACCACCCCCTTCGCCGCCTCGGCCGCACCGGCCCGGAAGTCTTCCCCCTCTCGCTCGGCTGCATGGGCATGTCCGGCATGTACGGGCCCGCGAGCGAGGCCGAGAGCATCGCCACCATCCACGCGGCGCTCGAGCGCGGCGTCACGCTCTTCGACACCGGTGACTTCTACGGCATGGGCCACAACGAGCTGCTGCTCGGCCGGGCGCTCCAGGGACGGCGCGACCAGGCGCTCATCTCCGTGAAGTTCGGCGCGTTGCGCGGGCCGGATGGGGCGTGGCTGGGCTACGACTCGCGCCCCGTGGCGGTGAAGAGCGCGCTCGCCTACACGCTCAACCGCCTGGGCGTGGACCACATCGACATCTACCGGCCGTCGCGGCTCGACCCGGCCGTCCCCATCGAGGACACCCTCGGCGCCATCGCCGACTTGGTGAAGGCGGGCTACGTGCGCGCCATCGGCCTGTCCGAGGTGGGCGAGGACACCATCCGCCGCGCCCACGCGGTGCACCCCATCGTCGACGTGCAGCTCGAATACTCGCTGGTGAGCCGCGGCATCGAGGCGAAGATCCTCCCCACCCTGAGGGAGCTGGGCATCGGCGTGACGGCGTACGGCGTGCTGTCGCGCGGGCTGCTCAGTGGCTCCAAGCCCCAGGGCCCCAAGGACTTCCGCTCCCACCTGCCCCGCTTCACGGGAGAGGACGGCGAGAAGAACCAGCGGCTGGTCGCGGCGCTCGACACGCTGGCACGGCGCAAGGGCGTCACCGCGTCGCAGCTCGCGGTGGCCTGGGTGCTGTCGCGGGGCCAGGACATCGTGCCCGTCATCGGCGCGCGCAAGCGCGAGCAGCTCACCGAGTCCCTGGGAGCGCTCGACGTGACGCTGTCCGCGGAGG
- a CDS encoding LysR family transcriptional regulator, which translates to MNRLEAMELFLRVAETGSFTEAARQLGLPKASATTRVQALEARLGVKLLHRTTRRVSLTPEGAHYLEECGRLLRELEELEGSLGQDRASAKGRLRVDVPTSMGRHVLAPRLGDFIERYPGITLELGCTDRVVDLVAEGIDCVIRGGEVHDPSLVARKMGETPVITCAAPGYLRRHGPPRSPEELEGHVFVNFISRRTGKAFEVDFQRGDQTFVLHLPHRVATNDAGISLALAVAGQGLLQVPASAPVRQLLADGQLQRVLPDWSAPPLPFFVMYAPTRRLPTRVRVFVDWIVEVFREEFAEAHAFVATSPATP; encoded by the coding sequence ATGAACCGGCTCGAGGCGATGGAGCTGTTCCTCCGGGTGGCGGAGACGGGCTCGTTCACCGAGGCGGCCCGGCAACTGGGCCTGCCCAAGGCGAGTGCCACCACCCGGGTGCAGGCGCTCGAGGCGCGCCTGGGCGTGAAGCTCCTGCACCGCACCACGCGCCGGGTGTCGCTCACCCCGGAGGGCGCGCACTACCTCGAGGAGTGCGGCCGGCTGCTGCGCGAGCTCGAGGAGCTGGAGGGCTCGCTCGGCCAGGACCGCGCGAGCGCCAAGGGGCGGCTGCGCGTCGACGTGCCCACCTCGATGGGCCGGCATGTCCTCGCGCCCCGGCTGGGGGACTTCATCGAGCGCTACCCGGGCATCACGCTCGAGCTGGGCTGCACCGACCGGGTCGTGGACCTGGTGGCCGAGGGCATCGACTGCGTCATCCGGGGCGGCGAGGTGCATGACCCGAGCCTCGTGGCCCGGAAGATGGGGGAGACGCCCGTCATCACCTGCGCGGCGCCGGGCTACCTGCGGCGCCATGGCCCGCCGCGCTCACCCGAGGAGCTGGAGGGACATGTCTTCGTGAACTTCATCTCCCGGCGGACCGGCAAGGCGTTCGAGGTCGATTTCCAGCGGGGAGACCAGACCTTCGTGTTGCACCTGCCGCATCGCGTGGCGACCAACGATGCTGGGATTTCCCTGGCCCTGGCGGTCGCGGGCCAGGGGCTGCTGCAGGTGCCGGCCTCGGCCCCCGTGCGGCAACTCCTGGCGGACGGACAGCTCCAGCGGGTGTTGCCGGACTGGAGCGCGCCGCCGCTGCCCTTCTTCGTCATGTACGCGCCCACCCGGCGGCTGCCCACGCGGGTGCGCGTCTTCGTGGATTGGATCGTCGAGGTGTTCCGCGAGGAGTTCGCCGAGGCACACGCCTTCGTGGCCACGTCCCCCGCCACGCCGTGA
- a CDS encoding kelch repeat-containing protein, translating to MRAWVCLTLLGLMGTGCGGAIDESDAASFGEASAAATAAICGDGNRSAGEGCDDGNVKNGDGCNSQCQVEEGYACVDSNFSLDFTDHWKGSAPNPNWTISADKLTVRQSTNSDPTIYMSTLPAAGTTLSFELAVETTDDDDFIGWVVGFERGDVTNPNADFMLFDWKQANQTLDSGEVGKVGMALSRVKGIIAPKGHDGLGNFWPHTGGITELARAKTLGSAGWQDKRTYLVTMAYTPSNIRVWVDGVLQFDISGSFPIGKFGFYTSSQPHGRFTLVSPVNNSTCGLDPSADPDDDGVPSKDDPEPFDPGICGDANLDGRDDCAPVPPEEPSGGWTMTGNMALPRLQHTATLLDDGRVLVAGGFNVSAELYDEQTGEWTATGSTLTTHRGHTATKLPNGQVLIVGGGECPITRITAELYVPSAGRWKGARNTLQQRYHHTATLLGNGKVLVVGGDGSEYGEDALATAEVYDIASDSWTYTGSLSQARAHHTATTLPDGKVLVTGGFNASGTALATAEVYDPATGRFSFVGDMKLGRGYHTATALAGGKVLVTGGAGIDPAQSASAELYDAATGTWSFTGSMKQPRRSHTATLLPNGKVLVAGGYHQATGIQTASDVYDPATGTWSETFAMNVDRYGQTATLLPNGTVLAAGGVSNHDQSSSEFYTP from the coding sequence TTGCGCGCTTGGGTTTGCCTCACCCTGCTGGGCCTGATGGGCACTGGCTGTGGAGGGGCCATCGATGAGAGTGACGCCGCGTCCTTCGGCGAGGCGTCCGCCGCCGCCACCGCGGCCATCTGCGGAGATGGCAACCGGAGCGCGGGTGAGGGGTGTGACGACGGGAACGTGAAGAATGGCGATGGCTGCAACAGCCAGTGCCAGGTCGAGGAGGGCTACGCGTGCGTGGACTCCAACTTCTCCCTGGACTTCACGGACCATTGGAAGGGCAGCGCTCCGAATCCCAACTGGACCATCAGCGCGGACAAGCTGACGGTGCGCCAGAGCACCAACTCCGATCCGACCATCTACATGAGCACGCTCCCGGCGGCGGGGACGACGCTGTCGTTCGAGCTGGCGGTGGAGACCACCGACGACGATGACTTCATCGGCTGGGTGGTGGGGTTCGAGCGGGGGGACGTCACCAATCCCAACGCCGACTTCATGTTGTTCGACTGGAAGCAGGCCAACCAGACCCTCGACTCCGGGGAAGTGGGCAAGGTGGGCATGGCCCTGAGCCGGGTGAAGGGCATCATCGCCCCCAAGGGTCATGACGGGCTCGGGAACTTCTGGCCGCACACGGGCGGCATCACCGAGCTGGCGCGGGCGAAGACCCTGGGGTCCGCAGGCTGGCAGGACAAGCGGACCTACCTGGTGACCATGGCCTACACGCCCTCAAACATCCGCGTCTGGGTGGATGGCGTGCTCCAGTTCGACATCTCGGGCTCCTTCCCCATCGGCAAGTTCGGCTTCTACACCAGCTCCCAGCCGCACGGCCGGTTCACGCTGGTCAGCCCCGTCAACAACAGCACCTGTGGTCTGGACCCGAGCGCGGATCCCGATGACGACGGCGTGCCCTCCAAGGACGACCCCGAGCCGTTCGATCCCGGCATCTGTGGGGACGCGAACCTCGATGGCCGCGACGACTGCGCGCCCGTGCCGCCGGAGGAGCCCTCGGGCGGATGGACGATGACGGGGAACATGGCGCTGCCGAGGCTGCAGCACACGGCGACGCTGCTGGACGACGGGAGGGTGCTGGTGGCCGGAGGCTTCAACGTGTCCGCGGAGCTGTATGACGAGCAGACGGGGGAGTGGACGGCCACGGGCAGCACGCTCACCACCCACCGGGGCCACACGGCGACGAAGCTGCCCAACGGCCAGGTGCTGATTGTGGGCGGAGGCGAGTGCCCGATTACCCGAATCACCGCGGAGCTGTACGTGCCGTCGGCGGGCCGGTGGAAGGGGGCGCGCAACACGCTGCAGCAGCGCTACCACCACACGGCGACGCTGCTGGGCAACGGCAAGGTGCTCGTCGTTGGAGGAGACGGCAGCGAGTACGGAGAGGACGCGCTGGCCACGGCCGAGGTGTACGACATCGCGAGCGACAGCTGGACGTACACCGGCTCGCTGTCCCAGGCGAGAGCCCACCACACGGCCACGACGCTGCCGGACGGCAAGGTGCTGGTGACGGGAGGCTTCAATGCCTCGGGCACGGCGCTGGCCACGGCCGAGGTGTATGACCCGGCGACGGGCCGCTTCTCCTTCGTGGGGGACATGAAGCTGGGACGCGGCTACCACACGGCCACGGCGCTGGCGGGAGGCAAGGTGCTGGTGACGGGCGGGGCGGGAATCGACCCGGCCCAGAGCGCGTCGGCGGAGCTGTACGACGCGGCGACGGGCACCTGGAGCTTCACCGGGAGCATGAAGCAGCCGCGGCGCTCGCACACGGCGACGCTGCTGCCCAACGGCAAGGTGCTGGTGGCGGGTGGCTACCACCAGGCCACGGGGATTCAGACGGCGTCGGACGTGTATGACCCGGCCACTGGCACCTGGAGCGAGACGTTCGCGATGAACGTGGACCGCTACGGCCAGACGGCCACGCTGCTGCCCAACGGCACGGTGCTCGCCGCCGGCGGTGTCAGCAACCACGACCAGTCCTCCAGCGAGTTCTACACGCCGTGA
- a CDS encoding SIR2 family NAD-dependent protein deacylase, protein MHQDLNRAADVLRSAKALLVGAGAGMGVDSGLPDFRGTEGFWKAYPAYAKLGLDFASMANPHWFEKDPAFAWGFYGHRLELYRATAPHAGFTLLRDWAERMPHGAFVFTSNVDGHFQKAGFPEERVLEAHGSIHHTQCLGPCEELGSAAPYTVSVDAESFRAREPLPACPRCGSLVRPNILMFGDGWWDDSRSQVQEGRLERWLSTVEPGSLAVVECGAGTAIPSVRRFCEHAAARLGTLIRINVRESEVPRGAIGLPMTALEALSAIDARLR, encoded by the coding sequence ATGCATCAGGATTTGAATCGGGCCGCCGACGTCCTCCGCTCCGCCAAGGCGCTCCTCGTCGGGGCCGGGGCGGGCATGGGCGTGGACTCGGGACTGCCCGACTTCCGTGGCACCGAGGGCTTCTGGAAGGCCTATCCCGCGTACGCGAAGCTCGGACTCGACTTCGCGTCCATGGCCAATCCCCACTGGTTCGAGAAGGATCCCGCCTTCGCCTGGGGCTTCTACGGCCACCGGCTCGAGCTGTACCGGGCGACAGCGCCCCACGCGGGCTTCACGCTCCTGCGCGACTGGGCCGAGCGCATGCCCCATGGCGCCTTCGTCTTCACCTCCAACGTCGACGGCCACTTCCAGAAGGCGGGCTTTCCCGAGGAGCGCGTCCTGGAAGCGCACGGCTCCATCCACCACACGCAGTGTCTGGGACCTTGTGAGGAGCTGGGCTCCGCCGCGCCCTATACCGTGAGCGTGGATGCGGAGAGCTTCCGCGCGCGGGAGCCCCTGCCGGCCTGTCCCCGGTGTGGCTCGCTCGTGCGGCCCAACATCCTCATGTTCGGGGATGGGTGGTGGGACGACTCGCGCAGCCAGGTGCAGGAGGGGCGGCTCGAGCGGTGGTTGTCCACGGTGGAGCCCGGCTCGCTGGCGGTGGTGGAGTGTGGCGCGGGCACGGCCATCCCCTCGGTGCGGCGCTTCTGCGAGCACGCGGCGGCCCGGCTGGGCACGCTCATCCGCATCAACGTGCGCGAGTCCGAGGTGCCCCGGGGCGCCATCGGTCTGCCCATGACGGCCCTGGAGGCCCTGAGCGCCATCGACGCGCGGCTCAGGTGA
- a CDS encoding COX15/CtaA family protein gives MSATKSSRAYRVFSWFTLAYTLAVVLWGAFVRATGSGAGCGDHWPVCNGEVVPRAPNLQTLIEYTHRLTSGLALVFAVVLCVWGLRAHAKGHPVRKPAVFSLVFMLTEAAVGAGLVLFKMVAGNESIARAFWMAAHLLNTFLLVGAIALTAWWAEGRERLSWRRQGLTGGLLLGSLAGLLVLGVSGAIAALGDTLFPATSLAHGLSQDVSPTAHLLLRLRVLHPVLAVLVGAGVVFSAAMVARLRPSPAVRRGALQLGVLYGLQLLAGTVNVVLLAPVWMQLVHLLLADLVWIVLIRLCAAGLALGVPRADVKVRAEPSLT, from the coding sequence ATGAGCGCCACCAAGTCCTCCCGTGCCTACCGCGTCTTCAGCTGGTTCACCCTCGCCTACACGCTGGCCGTGGTGCTGTGGGGCGCCTTCGTGCGCGCCACGGGCTCCGGGGCCGGGTGTGGGGACCACTGGCCCGTGTGCAACGGCGAGGTGGTGCCGCGCGCGCCCAACCTGCAGACGCTCATCGAATACACCCACCGGCTGACGAGCGGGCTCGCGTTGGTGTTCGCGGTGGTGCTGTGCGTCTGGGGACTCCGGGCGCATGCCAAGGGCCACCCGGTGCGCAAGCCCGCGGTCTTCTCGCTCGTCTTCATGCTGACGGAGGCGGCGGTGGGCGCGGGGCTGGTGCTCTTCAAGATGGTGGCCGGCAACGAGTCCATCGCCCGGGCCTTCTGGATGGCGGCGCACCTGCTCAACACCTTCCTGCTGGTGGGCGCCATCGCCCTGACGGCCTGGTGGGCGGAAGGACGCGAGCGGCTGTCCTGGCGGCGCCAGGGGCTCACGGGCGGCCTGTTGCTGGGAAGCCTCGCGGGCCTGCTGGTGCTGGGCGTGAGCGGCGCCATCGCGGCGCTGGGCGATACGCTCTTTCCCGCCACCAGCCTCGCGCACGGCTTGAGCCAGGACGTTTCCCCCACGGCGCACCTGCTCCTGCGCCTGAGGGTGCTGCACCCGGTGCTCGCGGTCCTCGTCGGCGCGGGCGTGGTGTTCTCCGCGGCCATGGTGGCCCGGCTGCGGCCCTCGCCCGCGGTGCGGCGCGGGGCCCTGCAACTCGGGGTGCTCTATGGACTGCAACTGCTCGCGGGCACGGTGAACGTGGTGCTGCTCGCGCCCGTGTGGATGCAGCTCGTGCACCTGCTGCTCGCGGACCTGGTGTGGATCGTCCTCATCCGCCTGTGCGCGGCGGGACTGGCGCTGGGCGTGCCCCGGGCGGACGTGAAGGTGCGCGCCGAGCCGTCCCTCACCTGA
- a CDS encoding NAD-dependent succinate-semialdehyde dehydrogenase has product MPFATVDPRTGQTLSTHAPHSQEHVETRLMRAEETFRALRDTSFAERARWMKRAGELLEEEAEAHGRLMTREMGKPLAAARAEAQKCAATCRYYAEHAERFLADEAVDLTPDTGFVRYQPLGPVLAIMPWNFPFWQVVRFAAPALMAGNVGLLKHAPSVPGCALALEELFLRAGFPPGAFQALFVEVEGVRRLIEDSRIKAVTLTGSEGAGRDVGARAGGQLKKVVLELGGSDPFVVLPSADLDAAVDAAVKARLINNGQSCIAAKRFIAPEPLYAEFERRFVERMRRVVVGDPYAPGTELGPLALAHIRDGLHEQVTRSVAAGARLLLGGQKPEGPGFWYPATVLAQPPPGSPAHREELFGPVAVLFRAKDTEDALRIANDTPYGLGATVWTRDEAERERFIDGLDAGTVCVNGMVASDPRLPFGGVKHSGHGRELARHGLLEFLNIKTVRVTAPPRAPAPSRANE; this is encoded by the coding sequence ATGCCCTTCGCCACCGTGGATCCCCGCACGGGCCAGACCCTGAGCACCCACGCCCCCCATTCCCAAGAGCACGTGGAGACGAGGCTTATGCGCGCCGAGGAAACGTTTCGCGCGCTGCGCGACACCTCGTTCGCCGAGCGCGCCCGGTGGATGAAGCGGGCGGGCGAGTTGCTGGAGGAGGAGGCGGAGGCCCACGGGCGGCTGATGACGCGGGAGATGGGCAAGCCGCTCGCGGCCGCGCGCGCCGAGGCCCAGAAGTGCGCCGCCACCTGCCGCTACTACGCCGAGCACGCCGAGCGCTTCCTGGCGGATGAGGCCGTGGACCTGACGCCGGACACGGGCTTCGTGCGCTACCAGCCGCTCGGGCCCGTGCTGGCCATCATGCCGTGGAACTTCCCCTTCTGGCAGGTGGTGCGCTTCGCCGCTCCGGCGCTCATGGCCGGCAACGTGGGGCTGCTCAAACACGCCCCGAGCGTGCCCGGCTGCGCGCTCGCCCTGGAGGAGTTGTTCCTGCGGGCGGGCTTTCCCCCGGGGGCCTTCCAGGCGCTGTTCGTGGAAGTGGAGGGCGTGCGCCGGCTCATCGAGGATTCCCGCATCAAGGCGGTGACGCTCACCGGGAGCGAGGGGGCGGGCCGGGACGTGGGGGCACGGGCGGGCGGGCAGCTCAAGAAGGTGGTGCTGGAGCTGGGCGGGAGCGATCCCTTCGTGGTGCTGCCGAGCGCGGACCTGGACGCGGCGGTGGACGCGGCGGTGAAGGCGCGGCTCATCAACAACGGGCAGTCCTGCATCGCGGCCAAGCGCTTCATCGCCCCCGAGCCCCTCTACGCCGAGTTCGAGCGCCGCTTCGTCGAGCGCATGCGGCGCGTGGTGGTGGGAGACCCGTACGCGCCCGGCACGGAGCTGGGGCCGCTCGCCCTGGCGCACATCCGCGACGGCCTGCACGAGCAGGTGACGAGGAGCGTGGCCGCGGGCGCCCGGCTGCTGCTCGGAGGACAGAAGCCCGAGGGGCCTGGCTTCTGGTATCCGGCCACGGTGCTGGCCCAACCGCCTCCGGGCAGTCCCGCGCACCGCGAGGAGCTGTTCGGCCCGGTGGCCGTGCTCTTCCGGGCGAAGGACACCGAGGACGCGCTGCGCATCGCCAACGACACGCCCTACGGGCTGGGCGCCACGGTGTGGACGCGGGACGAGGCGGAGCGGGAGCGCTTCATCGACGGGCTGGACGCGGGCACGGTGTGCGTCAACGGCATGGTGGCGAGCGACCCCCGGCTGCCCTTCGGCGGGGTGAAGCACTCGGGCCACGGCCGGGAGCTCGCGCGCCACGGCCTGCTCGAGTTCCTCAACATCAAGACGGTGCGCGTGACGGCGCCGCCCCGCGCCCCCGCCCCGTCACGGGCCAACGAGTAG